A genomic window from Bacteroidales bacterium includes:
- a CDS encoding HAD hydrolase family protein → MPNYKEKLKYITTFIFDYDGVMTDGKVYLLNDGDAVRTGYVRDGYAMQYALKMGFRVVIISGGRAEGVNKRFKVLMVKDVFMGVGNKLEIYHNYIKENKLSKNEILFMGDDIPDYLLMKEAGLSACPADASEEIKSVAEFISAFKGGEGCVRDVIEQTLKVQGKWFDESEAFIW, encoded by the coding sequence ATGCCTAACTATAAAGAAAAATTAAAATATATTACCACATTTATTTTTGATTACGATGGTGTGATGACAGATGGGAAAGTCTATCTTTTAAATGATGGAGATGCTGTACGTACAGGCTATGTGCGTGACGGTTATGCTATGCAATATGCCCTGAAAATGGGATTTCGTGTTGTGATTATTTCCGGTGGAAGGGCCGAAGGTGTGAATAAAAGGTTTAAAGTCCTTATGGTTAAAGATGTGTTTATGGGCGTTGGTAACAAATTGGAAATCTATCATAATTATATAAAAGAAAATAAATTATCTAAAAATGAAATATTGTTCATGGGTGATGATATTCCTGATTATCTTTTGATGAAAGAAGCCGGTTTGTCGGCTTGTCCTGCTGATGCATCAGAGGAGATCAAATCAGTTGCTGAATTTATTTCGGCATTTAAAGGTGGTGAAGGATGCGTACGCGATGTTATTGAACAAACTTTAAAAGTGCAGGGCAAATGGTTTGATGAGAGCGAAGCTTTTATATGGTAG